A single region of the Acidobacteriota bacterium genome encodes:
- a CDS encoding glycosyltransferase family 2 protein, protein MPPQLSIVAPVFNEAGNLKRLAAETRNAMAGAGLDYELILVDDVSTDGSREELVALAEDDVRLRVLGLERHAGQSAALLAGIRASRAPLIVTMDADLQNDPADIPAIVALLDDHDVVSGIRTKRKDTLLRRLASRVSNRVRRVALSDPCTDIGCALKGYRAAALEDLPLFDGLHRFLPLLALRHGGNYAEIPVGHRARTEGASKYNIRGRFLRGVLDLFGVSWYRRRAVSVTVKALERSPCHPSHPTSSGRQ, encoded by the coding sequence ATGCCGCCGCAGCTTTCGATCGTCGCCCCGGTCTTCAACGAAGCGGGCAACCTGAAACGTCTGGCGGCGGAGACGCGCAACGCGATGGCCGGAGCCGGCCTGGACTACGAGTTGATCCTGGTCGACGACGTGAGCACGGACGGCAGTCGCGAGGAACTCGTTGCCCTGGCGGAGGACGACGTCAGGTTGCGGGTTCTCGGACTGGAGCGGCACGCCGGTCAGTCGGCGGCCCTGCTCGCTGGAATCCGCGCCTCGCGAGCGCCCCTGATCGTGACGATGGACGCCGATCTCCAGAACGACCCCGCCGACATCCCGGCCATCGTCGCCCTGCTAGACGACCACGACGTCGTCTCCGGCATACGAACGAAACGCAAGGACACTCTCCTGAGGCGGCTCGCCAGCCGGGTGTCGAACCGGGTCCGGCGGGTCGCCCTCAGCGACCCATGTACCGACATCGGCTGCGCACTCAAGGGCTATCGCGCCGCCGCCCTCGAAGACCTGCCCCTCTTCGACGGGCTTCACCGCTTTCTGCCCTTGTTGGCCTTGCGGCACGGCGGCAACTACGCTGAGATCCCGGTCGGACACCGTGCGCGCACGGAAGGTGCGAGCAAGTACAACATCCGGGGCCGCTTCCTGCGCGGAGTTCTGGATCTGTTCGGCGTCTCCTGGTACCGCCGGCGTGCGGTCTCCGTCACCGTCAAAGCACTGGAGCGCTCACCATGCCACCCGTCACACCCGACCTCATCTGGAAGGCAATAG
- a CDS encoding VWA domain-containing protein, with protein MNEQLLLADARWLWVLLPLYVIWALLWWLRPRWRHLVVRRAFSVRGKAPGRAAVSYSSLVHARQSARSSAPTARRLVSALRLVVVALVLLAVMRPQTGRALTEVSTEGIDIVLVIDTSGSMRALDLDAHERSLSRRRDRLEVAKDVVETFIAARPNDRIGLVVFGAEAFTQCPLTLDHGIAATFLEQLEIGMAGDATAIGSAVGVATKRLRNSEAESKVAVLLTDGRSNAGALTPLRAAEAAAALGVKLYTIGVGTRGQAPIVVETRFGPRVVYEDVEIDEDTLRQMATVTGGAYFRAEDVAGLETVYERIDELEKTEITQESFMEYEERFAWLVTPAVFLLLLEVVLLDTRLRKLP; from the coding sequence ATGAACGAGCAACTGCTCCTGGCCGATGCCCGCTGGCTCTGGGTGCTCTTGCCCCTCTACGTGATCTGGGCGCTCCTCTGGTGGCTTCGTCCGCGCTGGCGTCACCTGGTGGTGCGCCGCGCCTTTTCCGTGCGAGGGAAGGCCCCGGGCAGAGCGGCCGTGTCCTACTCGTCTCTCGTTCATGCGCGTCAGTCGGCGCGTTCGAGTGCGCCGACTGCGCGGCGCCTGGTGTCGGCGCTGCGTCTGGTCGTCGTCGCCCTGGTCCTGCTCGCCGTGATGCGCCCCCAGACGGGCCGTGCGCTCACCGAGGTGAGCACGGAGGGGATCGACATCGTCCTGGTGATCGACACCTCGGGGTCGATGAGGGCGCTCGACCTCGACGCCCACGAGCGCTCGCTGAGTCGCCGAAGAGATCGCCTGGAGGTGGCGAAGGACGTCGTCGAGACGTTCATCGCGGCCAGACCGAACGACCGCATCGGCCTCGTCGTGTTCGGCGCGGAGGCCTTCACCCAGTGTCCCCTGACGCTGGATCACGGCATCGCCGCGACCTTTCTCGAACAGCTCGAGATCGGCATGGCGGGGGACGCGACGGCGATCGGATCGGCGGTCGGCGTGGCGACCAAGCGCCTCAGAAACTCCGAGGCCGAGTCGAAGGTCGCGGTCCTGTTGACGGACGGTCGCAGCAACGCGGGGGCCCTGACGCCGCTGCGAGCAGCGGAGGCCGCCGCCGCGCTTGGCGTGAAGCTCTACACGATCGGCGTTGGAACCCGCGGACAGGCGCCGATCGTGGTCGAGACGCGGTTCGGCCCGCGGGTTGTCTACGAGGATGTCGAGATCGACGAGGACACTCTCCGGCAGATGGCGACGGTTACCGGCGGCGCGTACTTCCGGGCCGAGGACGTCGCCGGCCTGGAAACGGTCTACGAGCGGATCGACGAGCTCGAGAAGACCGAGATCACCCAGGAGTCGTTCATGGAGTACGAGGAGCGCTTTGCCTGGCTGGTGACGCCGGCGGTGTTCCTGCTCCTGCTCGAAGTCGTGCTGCTCGATACCCGTCTGAGGAAGCTGCCGTGA
- a CDS encoding DUF58 domain-containing protein, protein MWFFRRHETEERERREATLSPELLARIKTIQLRTQRLVTDALAGEYHSAFKGRGMEFEQVREYAPGDDIRHIDWNVTARMSSPFVKEHREERELTVMLIVDVSSSGAFGTAEKQKREVVAEVAAVLAYLAIQNNDRVGMIIFSDRIEHFIPPKKGRSHVWRVIREVLSFRPTGRGTDLDGALDYLGRVVPRRSVGFVISDFLDEGFSERLRVAARRHDLTAIRVLDQREVRLPRMGLIELEDAETGETIVVDTASRRVAESFVRLAREDLARRSEQFRQAGVGEIQVWADRPWIEPIVRYLRARERTVRV, encoded by the coding sequence ATGTGGTTCTTCCGGCGTCACGAGACCGAGGAGCGGGAACGCAGGGAGGCGACCCTCTCGCCTGAGCTGCTGGCGCGGATCAAGACGATCCAGCTCCGTACCCAGCGCCTCGTGACGGACGCCCTGGCGGGCGAGTACCACAGCGCCTTCAAGGGCCGGGGCATGGAGTTCGAACAGGTAAGGGAGTACGCACCGGGGGACGACATCCGCCACATCGACTGGAACGTGACGGCCCGGATGTCGAGTCCGTTCGTCAAGGAACACCGCGAAGAGCGCGAACTGACCGTCATGCTGATCGTCGACGTCAGTTCTTCGGGCGCCTTCGGCACCGCCGAGAAGCAGAAGCGGGAGGTCGTCGCCGAGGTTGCCGCCGTGCTCGCCTACCTCGCGATCCAGAACAACGACCGGGTCGGCATGATCATCTTCTCGGACCGGATCGAGCACTTCATCCCGCCCAAGAAGGGGCGCTCCCACGTCTGGCGGGTGATCCGTGAAGTCCTGAGCTTTCGCCCCACCGGCCGCGGCACCGATCTCGACGGCGCCCTCGACTACCTGGGCCGCGTGGTGCCGCGACGGTCGGTGGGCTTCGTCATTTCGGACTTCCTGGATGAGGGTTTCTCGGAGCGCCTGCGCGTGGCGGCTCGCCGTCACGACCTGACCGCGATCCGCGTGCTCGACCAGCGGGAGGTCCGACTGCCACGGATGGGTCTGATCGAACTCGAGGACGCCGAGACCGGGGAGACGATCGTCGTCGACACGGCGAGCCGGCGGGTCGCGGAGAGCTTCGTGCGACTGGCGCGGGAGGATCTGGCGCGGCGCTCGGAGCAGTTTCGCCAGGCGGGCGTCGGCGAGATCCAGGTCTGGGCCGATCGGCCGTGGATCGAGCCGATCGTTCGTTACTTGCGGGCTCGTGAGCGAACGGTGCGGGTGTAG
- a CDS encoding lipid-A-disaccharide synthase N-terminal domain-containing protein gives MPPVTPDLIWKAIGFGGQALFGSRFLVQWIATERRRQSVVPTAFWYLSLFGGLTLLSYAISINDPVFITGQSFGVLVYARNLWFVHRGKADEAR, from the coding sequence ATGCCACCCGTCACACCCGACCTCATCTGGAAGGCAATAGGTTTCGGAGGACAGGCCCTCTTCGGCTCCCGCTTCCTGGTCCAGTGGATCGCCACCGAGCGACGCCGGCAAAGCGTCGTTCCGACCGCCTTCTGGTACCTGAGCCTGTTCGGCGGCCTGACCCTGCTGAGCTACGCCATCTCGATCAATGACCCGGTGTTCATCACCGGCCAGAGCTTCGGAGTGCTCGTCTATGCCCGGAACCTCTGGTTCGTCCACCGGGGCAAGGCGGACGAAGCCCGCTGA
- a CDS encoding TonB-dependent receptor has protein sequence MRNKVGWIRPVGFVALALALCATGAWAQATGQLSGFVTDAEGGALPGVSVTVTNVDTNQSRLVMTGQDGYFAAPLLAPGDYNVTAALEGFVQLSREGVRVTAAETARIAMELSVGEFSETMTVTGETPLIETSNATLGVVVDEAKIVQLPLNGRNFTQLGTLIPGVVEPPARLGGARGDADAAIHGFGAVTAGFAVNGVRNQSNNFLLDGAANNDTFNTGFVVRPPPDAIEEFKILTHSYTAEFGRNAGSIVNVVTKSGGNSLQGSIWEFNRDDSLESRNYFSPPDQEKPTLAQDQFGGTIGGPLVTDRLFGFGYYEGFRNTRGTTQNIAVMSAAERMGDFSGGGTIIDPMTGEPFPGNVIPADRLSPIATRVISEFMPLPNVGSRYIVSPDVTDDRDQFGLRLDFRVADSQNVLVRALRSTSDRFEPPTVRPIGNTAASTLEDYMVSHTATVGSNVFNQVRVMSSAIDAEPVVTSGLTNSDYGINLPNINELAVGLPQFSISGFPSMGDRNQPFVKRENEVEQFTEDLTILRGRHTIKAGIDYRNEKMFIGFINRPNGDFVFRGTHTGSAAADFLLGLPALFRTAVPGADSINEGDGSLYAAYIQDEFRLSPRLTLNLGLRYELAEPFEDTGDALNSFRPGQQSTRFPDAPTGLVYPGDAGVPAGTYDTDSNNFAPRLAMVWDPEGNGRSSLRLGWGLFHDSLPGQGDFFQNSVLAPPFNPLVQLNSPPTVMTLADPLANLTGGPTRFPPGIIFIGWGSEFTTPNYQHYNLTYQRQLGQSIGLEVGWVGSRGRNLPIFMEVNPRVVEPGQTTLGPRQYPAFSLVRPTFTVAKSWYDAFQASIRMRPTRGLNFLFSYTYGEAEDHVSGLNIGGEERPIVPVDLERLSSIDRALERERGPALFDVEHRLVLSFGYDLPSLEGRNGFVRGVFGNWQLNGILQYQTGYPFPIRVRGDDIRGLTSRPDQVCDPNSGAPNTVDKWFNTECFVFRTLAETAERRGNAGRNPIRGPDFERVDLSLIKHIPLGGGDRSLQLRVEAFNVFDRVNFAQPGNRIGDRSYGVITATNGDGRIVQLGIKYSF, from the coding sequence ATGAGGAACAAGGTTGGCTGGATTCGCCCCGTGGGGTTTGTCGCACTGGCTCTTGCACTGTGCGCCACGGGCGCCTGGGCGCAGGCGACCGGACAGTTGAGCGGATTCGTTACGGACGCGGAGGGCGGCGCTCTGCCGGGCGTGAGCGTTACGGTGACGAACGTCGATACGAATCAGTCCCGGCTCGTGATGACCGGGCAGGACGGGTACTTCGCGGCGCCGCTACTGGCGCCGGGTGACTACAACGTGACCGCCGCGCTCGAGGGCTTCGTCCAGTTGAGCCGCGAAGGCGTCCGGGTCACCGCGGCAGAGACCGCCAGAATCGCCATGGAGCTCTCGGTCGGCGAGTTCTCCGAGACGATGACCGTAACCGGCGAGACGCCTCTCATCGAAACCTCGAATGCGACGCTGGGCGTGGTCGTCGACGAGGCGAAGATCGTTCAGTTGCCGCTCAACGGGAGGAACTTCACCCAGTTGGGCACGCTCATCCCCGGCGTGGTCGAACCGCCCGCCCGCTTGGGCGGAGCGCGCGGCGACGCCGACGCCGCGATCCACGGATTCGGCGCGGTCACCGCCGGCTTCGCGGTCAACGGCGTGCGCAACCAGTCGAACAACTTCCTGCTCGACGGCGCCGCGAACAACGACACGTTCAACACCGGCTTCGTCGTGCGGCCGCCGCCGGACGCGATCGAGGAGTTCAAGATCCTGACCCACTCCTACACCGCGGAGTTCGGCCGGAACGCCGGCTCGATCGTCAACGTGGTGACGAAGTCGGGGGGCAACAGCCTGCAGGGGAGCATCTGGGAGTTCAACCGCGACGACTCGCTGGAATCCCGGAACTACTTCTCGCCACCCGACCAGGAAAAGCCGACCCTCGCGCAGGATCAGTTCGGCGGCACGATCGGCGGCCCGCTGGTCACCGATCGGCTGTTCGGCTTCGGCTACTACGAGGGTTTCCGGAACACCCGCGGCACGACCCAGAACATCGCGGTGATGAGCGCGGCCGAGCGGATGGGCGATTTCTCGGGCGGCGGCACGATCATCGACCCGATGACCGGCGAGCCCTTCCCGGGCAACGTGATCCCTGCCGACCGGCTGAGCCCGATCGCGACCAGGGTGATCAGCGAGTTCATGCCGTTGCCCAACGTGGGCAGCCGCTACATCGTCTCGCCCGACGTGACGGACGATCGCGACCAGTTCGGGCTGCGCCTGGACTTCCGGGTCGCCGACTCGCAGAACGTGCTTGTACGCGCTCTCAGGAGCACGTCCGATCGCTTCGAGCCGCCGACGGTCCGGCCGATCGGCAACACGGCGGCGTCCACGCTCGAGGACTACATGGTGTCCCACACGGCGACCGTCGGCTCGAATGTGTTCAACCAGGTGCGCGTGATGTCGAGCGCGATCGACGCGGAACCGGTCGTCACCAGCGGCCTGACGAACTCCGATTACGGCATCAACCTCCCCAACATCAACGAACTGGCCGTGGGCCTGCCGCAGTTCTCGATCTCGGGTTTCCCGAGCATGGGGGACCGGAATCAGCCGTTCGTCAAGCGGGAGAACGAGGTCGAGCAGTTCACGGAGGATCTCACGATCCTGCGCGGCCGCCACACGATCAAGGCGGGAATCGACTACCGGAACGAGAAGATGTTCATCGGCTTCATCAACCGGCCGAACGGTGACTTCGTGTTCCGCGGCACTCACACCGGCAGCGCGGCGGCCGACTTCCTGCTCGGGTTGCCTGCGCTCTTCCGGACGGCGGTCCCGGGTGCCGACTCGATCAACGAGGGCGACGGCTCGCTGTACGCCGCGTACATCCAGGACGAGTTCCGGTTGTCGCCGCGGTTGACGTTGAACCTCGGCCTTCGGTACGAGTTGGCCGAGCCCTTCGAGGACACGGGCGATGCGCTGAACAGCTTCCGGCCCGGCCAGCAGTCGACGCGCTTCCCCGACGCGCCGACCGGCCTCGTCTATCCGGGCGATGCGGGAGTGCCGGCGGGGACCTACGACACGGACTCGAACAACTTCGCGCCGCGGCTGGCGATGGTCTGGGATCCCGAGGGCAACGGCCGTTCGAGTCTCCGCCTCGGCTGGGGGCTGTTCCACGACAGTCTGCCGGGTCAGGGCGACTTCTTCCAGAACTCGGTCCTGGCGCCGCCGTTCAATCCGCTGGTCCAGCTCAACTCGCCGCCCACGGTGATGACGCTCGCCGATCCGCTCGCGAACCTCACGGGTGGCCCCACCAGATTCCCGCCGGGGATCATCTTCATCGGTTGGGGTAGCGAGTTCACGACGCCGAACTACCAGCACTACAACCTCACCTACCAGCGCCAGCTCGGCCAGAGCATCGGGCTCGAGGTCGGCTGGGTCGGCTCGCGTGGCCGGAACCTGCCGATCTTCATGGAGGTCAATCCGCGGGTCGTCGAGCCTGGCCAGACCACGCTCGGACCGCGCCAGTACCCGGCCTTCAGCCTGGTGCGGCCGACGTTCACGGTGGCCAAGTCCTGGTACGACGCGTTCCAGGCCAGCATCCGGATGCGGCCGACGCGAGGGCTGAACTTCCTCTTCTCGTACACCTACGGTGAGGCGGAGGACCACGTCTCCGGGCTCAACATCGGCGGCGAGGAGCGGCCGATCGTTCCGGTCGACCTGGAGCGGTTGAGCTCCATCGACAGGGCGCTCGAGCGTGAGCGCGGCCCGGCGCTCTTCGATGTGGAACACCGGCTCGTGCTCAGCTTCGGCTACGACCTGCCGTCGCTCGAGGGCCGGAACGGGTTCGTGCGCGGGGTGTTCGGCAACTGGCAGTTGAACGGCATTCTGCAGTACCAGACGGGCTATCCGTTCCCGATTCGCGTTCGCGGCGACGACATCCGGGGCCTGACCTCGCGGCCGGACCAGGTCTGCGACCCGAACAGCGGCGCGCCGAATACGGTCGACAAGTGGTTCAACACGGAGTGCTTCGTGTTTCGGACGCTGGCGGAGACCGCCGAGCGGCGTGGCAACGCCGGCCGCAACCCGATTCGCGGTCCGGACTTCGAACGAGTCGACCTGTCGCTGATCAAGCACATTCCGCTCGGCGGCGGCGACCGGTCGCTGCAGCTCCGGGTCGAGGCGTTCAACGTCTTCGACCGGGTCAACTTCGCCCAGCCGGGCAACCGGATCGGCGACCGCAGCTACGGAGTGATCACCGCGACGAACGGCGACGGCCGGATCGTTCAGCTCGGCATCAAGTACAGCTTCTGA
- a CDS encoding AAA family ATPase — protein sequence MTVRDPTEMTVDTSETVPSDSPAAPRVAPPVAPPVVPGVSEEFRVEIASQADLLQRVRSEVGKVIVGQTYMIDRLLMALIADGHVLIEGIPGLAKTTAIKTLSQAVETGFSRIQFTPDLLPADLLGTQIYRVDQHDFQVKQGPIFTNLLLADEINRAPAKVQSALLEAMQERQVTLGDETFDLPDPFLVLATQNPIEQEGTYPLPEAQVDRFMLKLRVDYPNREEEREIMRRMARRERPTVEAVVSPDDIRRARGVADSIYLDPKVEEYIVDLVFATREPADVGLERLEPLIEYGASPRATIFLAAAARVQALMSGRAYVTPQDVKTVGPDVLRHRVLVSYEAEARDLSSDDLIQEIMGTVDVP from the coding sequence ATGACCGTTAGGGATCCGACCGAGATGACCGTGGATACCAGCGAGACCGTACCCTCCGACTCGCCTGCGGCGCCCCGGGTGGCGCCGCCCGTTGCCCCACCCGTAGTACCAGGCGTCAGCGAAGAGTTCCGGGTCGAGATCGCGAGTCAGGCCGACCTGTTGCAGCGGGTTCGCTCGGAGGTGGGCAAGGTCATCGTCGGCCAGACCTACATGATCGACCGCCTGCTGATGGCCCTGATCGCGGACGGACACGTCCTGATCGAGGGCATTCCGGGCCTGGCCAAGACGACCGCGATCAAGACGCTCTCCCAGGCGGTCGAGACGGGCTTCTCGCGCATTCAGTTCACGCCCGATCTGCTGCCGGCCGATCTCCTCGGCACGCAGATCTACCGTGTGGATCAGCACGACTTCCAGGTCAAGCAGGGACCGATCTTCACGAACCTCCTGCTCGCGGACGAGATCAACCGGGCGCCGGCCAAGGTCCAGAGCGCGCTGCTCGAGGCGATGCAGGAACGGCAAGTCACTCTCGGCGACGAGACCTTCGACCTGCCTGATCCGTTCCTGGTCCTTGCGACCCAGAATCCGATCGAACAGGAGGGCACCTACCCGCTGCCGGAAGCCCAGGTCGACCGGTTCATGCTGAAGTTGCGTGTGGACTACCCGAACCGGGAGGAAGAGCGCGAGATCATGCGCAGGATGGCCCGGCGCGAGCGGCCCACCGTCGAGGCGGTCGTGAGTCCGGACGACATCCGCCGCGCGCGCGGTGTGGCCGACTCGATCTACCTGGACCCCAAGGTCGAGGAGTACATCGTCGACCTCGTGTTCGCGACCAGGGAGCCGGCGGACGTGGGGCTGGAACGCCTGGAGCCGCTGATCGAGTACGGGGCGTCGCCTCGCGCCACGATCTTCCTCGCCGCCGCCGCCCGCGTGCAGGCGCTGATGTCCGGCCGGGCCTACGTGACGCCCCAGGACGTCAAGACGGTCGGTCCGGACGTTCTCCGGCACCGGGTGCTGGTTTCGTACGAGGCGGAGGCGCGGGACCTGAGCTCGGACGATTTGATCCAGGAGATCATGGGCACCGTCGACGTTCCCTGA
- a CDS encoding VWA domain-containing protein has translation MTGGRTGLNPAGRGGGRSCRALLALLPVAFLLVGCEVRSGRPDALWLLWLGPGLLLFYIYAFRTRSRLLGRFASPEMLPALVAGVSRPRRRLKAVLVLVAVLALVASLSQPRWGFVWEEVHREGVDIVVALDVSDSMLVRDAEAGGELSRLERAKREIADLLGRLEGDRIALVAFAGAAFLELPLTLDYSAAALFLEAMDPDLIPTKGTAIGEALRVSLEAFERVASVGSRQSRAVILITDGEDHLGEAQEVAETAAAAGVRVFAIGIGRDEGAPIPREGGGFRTDRRGEIILSRLDEAALQRIALTTGGRYVRSVTGDVDLEQIYAQGIKAQLEDQELGSSRRQRWQERFQWLLVIALAALMLEPLISDRLRRRRVTVASAVCLAWLLSLPDGALAQPQATESFPAAAETSPAVEYSSPYEAFDAGAYAQALEGFVDRQTRQPDDPEVSLNVGAAHYKLNDFDSADAQFFRAAATGDDALRAEALYNLGNSAYRQDKLGEAIDLYMASLEVNPDDLDTKFNLEFVREELKKRRQQQQDQDQNEQNQDQEEQSQEGAEQQSEDPSQDGGEQPEDQQQDRGGQDPSQDPESEDGQDPEDSDRDDDGVPDAADSPPEGEGPDQGGQDGPREPPQGMTPEEAERYLQALEEGRLDPRRRGQRGRPSRQAKDW, from the coding sequence GTGACGGGCGGTCGGACAGGACTGAATCCGGCCGGTCGCGGCGGTGGACGCAGTTGCCGGGCGCTCCTCGCGCTCTTGCCGGTCGCGTTCCTCTTGGTCGGTTGCGAGGTCCGCAGCGGCCGCCCGGATGCGCTCTGGCTGCTGTGGCTGGGGCCCGGACTGCTGCTCTTCTACATCTACGCATTCCGCACCCGGAGCCGCCTGCTCGGGCGCTTTGCGTCGCCCGAGATGTTGCCGGCCCTAGTCGCCGGAGTCAGCCGGCCGCGACGACGTCTGAAGGCTGTGCTCGTGCTCGTGGCGGTGCTCGCCCTGGTGGCGTCGCTCTCTCAGCCCCGTTGGGGCTTCGTCTGGGAAGAGGTCCACCGCGAGGGCGTCGACATCGTGGTCGCTCTCGACGTCTCGGATTCCATGCTGGTGCGTGACGCGGAGGCGGGCGGCGAACTCAGCCGTCTCGAGCGCGCCAAGCGCGAGATCGCCGACCTCCTCGGACGCCTGGAGGGCGACCGCATCGCGCTGGTCGCCTTTGCCGGTGCTGCCTTTTTGGAACTGCCGCTGACGCTCGACTACTCGGCGGCGGCTCTCTTCCTGGAGGCGATGGACCCGGACCTGATTCCGACCAAGGGCACCGCGATCGGTGAGGCGCTCCGGGTGTCGCTCGAGGCGTTCGAGCGGGTCGCCTCGGTCGGATCGCGGCAGTCGAGGGCGGTGATTCTCATCACCGATGGCGAAGATCATCTGGGCGAGGCGCAGGAAGTCGCCGAAACGGCCGCCGCGGCCGGCGTGCGGGTGTTCGCGATCGGCATCGGACGCGACGAGGGCGCGCCCATCCCCAGGGAGGGGGGCGGTTTCCGGACGGACCGCCGTGGCGAGATCATCCTCAGCCGGCTGGACGAGGCGGCGCTGCAGCGGATCGCACTGACCACCGGTGGCCGGTACGTCCGCTCGGTGACCGGCGATGTAGACCTGGAGCAGATCTACGCCCAGGGAATCAAGGCGCAACTGGAGGATCAGGAACTCGGTTCCAGCCGTCGGCAGCGTTGGCAGGAGCGCTTCCAGTGGCTGCTGGTTATCGCGCTGGCGGCTCTGATGCTGGAGCCTCTGATCAGTGATCGGTTGCGGCGCCGCAGAGTGACGGTCGCCTCGGCAGTTTGTCTCGCCTGGCTCCTCTCGCTGCCCGACGGGGCGCTCGCCCAGCCCCAAGCCACGGAGTCCTTCCCTGCGGCAGCGGAGACTTCGCCGGCGGTCGAGTACTCCTCGCCCTACGAGGCCTTCGACGCCGGCGCCTATGCCCAGGCCCTCGAGGGTTTCGTGGATCGCCAGACCAGACAGCCCGACGACCCGGAAGTGAGTCTCAACGTCGGCGCGGCGCACTACAAGCTGAACGACTTCGATTCCGCCGACGCCCAGTTCTTCCGCGCCGCGGCCACCGGCGACGACGCGCTCCGGGCCGAGGCGCTCTACAACCTCGGCAACAGCGCCTACCGTCAGGACAAGCTGGGAGAGGCGATCGACCTCTACATGGCTTCCCTGGAGGTGAATCCGGACGACCTGGACACGAAGTTCAACCTGGAGTTCGTGCGCGAGGAGTTGAAGAAGCGGCGGCAACAGCAGCAGGACCAGGACCAGAACGAACAGAACCAGGATCAGGAGGAGCAGAGCCAGGAGGGCGCCGAGCAGCAGTCGGAGGACCCGAGCCAGGACGGGGGTGAGCAGCCCGAAGACCAGCAGCAGGATCGTGGCGGCCAGGACCCGTCGCAGGACCCCGAGTCGGAGGATGGGCAGGATCCCGAGGACTCCGACCGCGACGACGACGGCGTCCCCGACGCGGCGGACTCGCCGCCCGAGGGCGAGGGCCCGGACCAGGGCGGCCAGGACGGACCGCGGGAACCGCCGCAGGGCATGACGCCGGAGGAGGCCGAGCGCTACCTCCAGGCGCTGGAAGAGGGACGTCTGGACCCGAGGCGCCGCGGTCAGCGCGGACGCCCCAGCCGGCAGGCGAAGGACTGGTAG
- a CDS encoding histidine phosphatase family protein: protein MLLIVRHGETAANAARIVQVPETPLNERGMAQAERLAARLARHHRERPIGSVVASDLRRAEMTAEPVAETLGLPLVIEPLLAERNFGDLRGRAYADIGFDIMEPGYEPPAGEDWPSFHRRVARAWTRIRELARETDGDSVFVTHGLVCHSLALFHLSLGDGLEQPDRWGNTSVTHVESRAPWRATRINCCDHLDASTTDGGQMSGI, encoded by the coding sequence GTGCTCCTGATCGTGCGCCACGGCGAGACCGCCGCGAACGCCGCCCGGATCGTCCAGGTACCGGAAACGCCGCTCAACGAGCGTGGGATGGCGCAGGCCGAGCGGCTGGCGGCCCGGTTGGCGAGGCACCATCGGGAGCGGCCGATCGGATCCGTCGTCGCCAGCGACCTTCGTCGGGCGGAGATGACCGCCGAGCCCGTGGCGGAGACACTCGGGCTGCCGCTCGTCATTGAGCCCCTGCTCGCGGAGCGCAACTTCGGCGACCTGCGAGGTCGCGCCTATGCGGACATCGGTTTCGACATCATGGAACCCGGCTACGAACCCCCGGCAGGGGAGGACTGGCCGTCGTTTCACCGGCGTGTCGCCCGCGCCTGGACCAGGATCCGCGAGTTGGCCCGGGAGACCGACGGTGACAGCGTCTTCGTGACTCATGGTCTCGTTTGCCACTCTCTGGCGCTCTTTCACCTGAGTCTTGGCGATGGTCTGGAGCAGCCTGATCGTTGGGGCAACACCTCGGTCACTCATGTCGAGAGTCGGGCGCCGTGGCGGGCGACCCGGATCAACTGCTGCGACCACCTGGACGCGTCGACGACGGACGGCGGTCAGATGTCCGGCATCTGA